A genome region from Trachemys scripta elegans isolate TJP31775 chromosome 2, CAS_Tse_1.0, whole genome shotgun sequence includes the following:
- the GSTP1 gene encoding glutathione S-transferase P, with translation MPGPFTITYFPVRGRCEAVRMLLSDQGQEWQEDVVTMDLWQKGELKKSCLFGQLPKFRDGDLTLYQSNAFLRHLARTYVLYGKELGEPALGGGGFLGEQLGPDPCLPQENGKAAYVEGLPGQLRPFETLLSQNRAGKAFIVGDQISFADYNLVELLRNHLVLAPGCLASCPLLAAYVERVSARPRLRTYLESAAHRDRPINGNGKQ, from the exons A TGCCTGGCCCCTTCACCATCACCTACTTCCCCGTGcgcg GGCGCTGCGAGGCCGTGCGGATGCTGCTCAGCGACCAGGGGCAGGAGTGGCAGGAGGATGTAGTGACCATGGACCTGTGGCAGAAGGGAGAGCTCAAGAAATCCTGT CTGTTCGGGCAGCTGCCTAAGTTTCGGGATGGCGACTTAACCCTGTACCAGTCCAACGCCTTCCTGCGGCACCTGGCCAGGACCTATG TGCTATATGGGAAGGAGCTTGGGGAG ccggccctgggtgggggtgggttcctgggggagcagctgggCCCTGACCCCTGTCTCCCGCAGGAGAACGGTAAAGCGGCCTATGTGGAGGGACTGCCAGGACAGCTGCGCCCCTTTGAAACCCTGCTGTCCCAGAACCGCGCCGGCAAGGCCTTCATCGTCGGAGATCAG ATCTCTTTTGCAGACTATAACCTGGTGGAGCTGTTGCGGAACCACCTGGTGCTGGCACCCGGCTGCCTGgcctcctgccctctgctggccgcTTATGTGGAGCGGGTGAGTGCCCGGCCCCGCCTGCGCACCTACCTGGAGTCGGCCGCCCACCGTGACCGGCCCATCAATGGCAATGGCAAGCAGTGA